A window of the Longimicrobium sp. genome harbors these coding sequences:
- a CDS encoding relaxase/mobilization nuclease domain-containing protein, translating into MIGKAYKLGTGFKALAAYLEYGRRDGTERDRVDWVETRNLPTEHPQAAARIMVATAHDSDSVQPPVYHFSVSFDPDDPLNRDTMRQVADRTLRGLGLQDHQVLIVAHRDRAHAHLHFMVNRVHPEKRTVWSNWNDYARIEKAMREQEAELGLRIVPGKHAAVPEHARDRAPRQPAPRLARGDSAFVERVQREARPHLMAARSWVELERALGQHGLSVRTEGRGMVVTDGVHKVKCSEIDPAASRANLERRLGGPLGEYRARQAVAGRTLDERAARVESASQLAAPKAPPIPAPETRARAARSVPPLDEGRAAPARPSLAPSRPPTPAPAERSPAAAPAPQLPRRPRTYTETGRDFAQHVRALYADPAAARRAFLDAAERRGPERAAASLRQQPEHFGALRPGADPARRASAALAGYEYTRHRAARLRPALLQAAQLLRDSARAGPHGAGDLREAAAVLASAQIGRAVDGDQLVRRLAPMLPRSAAGLARQAVRIGLELVREQEQERGRERERGLSL; encoded by the coding sequence ATGATCGGGAAGGCGTACAAGCTCGGAACGGGCTTCAAGGCCCTTGCCGCGTACTTGGAGTACGGGCGCCGCGACGGCACCGAGCGGGACCGCGTGGATTGGGTGGAGACGCGCAACCTGCCGACCGAGCACCCGCAGGCCGCCGCGCGGATCATGGTGGCGACCGCGCACGACAGCGACAGCGTGCAGCCGCCGGTCTATCACTTCTCCGTCAGCTTCGACCCTGACGACCCGCTGAACCGCGACACCATGCGCCAGGTCGCGGACCGGACGCTGCGCGGCCTTGGGTTGCAGGACCATCAGGTGCTAATCGTCGCGCACCGCGACCGGGCGCACGCACACCTGCACTTCATGGTCAACCGCGTTCACCCCGAGAAGCGCACCGTCTGGTCCAACTGGAACGACTACGCGCGCATTGAGAAGGCCATGCGCGAGCAGGAAGCCGAGCTAGGCTTGCGCATCGTTCCGGGCAAGCACGCAGCCGTCCCCGAGCACGCGCGCGACCGCGCGCCGCGCCAACCCGCGCCCCGGCTCGCGCGCGGAGATTCCGCGTTCGTGGAACGCGTGCAGCGCGAGGCCAGGCCGCACCTGATGGCGGCGCGCTCATGGGTGGAACTGGAGCGAGCGCTAGGCCAGCACGGACTATCCGTCCGGACCGAGGGCCGGGGGATGGTGGTGACGGACGGGGTGCACAAGGTCAAGTGCAGCGAGATCGACCCCGCCGCGTCCCGCGCCAATCTGGAGCGCCGCTTGGGCGGTCCCCTGGGCGAGTACCGGGCGCGTCAAGCCGTAGCCGGGCGCACGCTGGACGAGCGGGCCGCGCGGGTGGAGTCCGCGTCACAGCTCGCCGCCCCCAAGGCCCCGCCGATCCCCGCGCCCGAGACGCGCGCGCGCGCCGCCCGCAGCGTCCCCCCGCTGGACGAGGGGCGCGCCGCTCCTGCCCGTCCGTCACTCGCGCCGAGCCGCCCGCCGACGCCAGCGCCGGCGGAGCGGTCGCCCGCCGCCGCGCCGGCACCGCAGCTGCCCCGCCGCCCTCGCACGTACACGGAGACCGGGCGCGACTTCGCGCAGCACGTGCGCGCGCTCTACGCCGATCCAGCCGCCGCCCGACGCGCCTTCCTCGACGCGGCCGAGCGGCGCGGCCCTGAGCGCGCCGCCGCATCGCTCCGGCAGCAGCCGGAGCACTTCGGCGCGCTCCGCCCCGGCGCCGATCCCGCTCGCCGCGCGTCGGCCGCACTCGCGGGCTACGAGTACACCCGCCACCGCGCCGCACGCCTGCGGCCCGCGCTCCTGCAGGCCGCGCAGCTGCTGCGCGATTCCGCGCGCGCAGGCCCGCACGGCGCGGGCGACCTGCGCGAGGCCGCCGCCGTCCTCGCGTCCGCGCAGATCGGGCGCGCCGTGGACGGCGACCAGCTTGTGCGGCGCCTCGCTCCCATGCTCCCGCGCTCCGCCGCCGGGCTCGCACGTCAGGCGGTCCGCATCGGGCTCGAGCTTGTGCGCGAGCAGGAGCAGGAGCGCGGGCGCGAGCGGGAACGCGGCCTGAGTCTCTGA